In Rariglobus hedericola, the following proteins share a genomic window:
- a CDS encoding circularly permuted type 2 ATP-grasp protein, with amino-acid sequence MSDLFANYEHGKFYDEMFASPGKSRPHYRRLYERFGLLENMAELMDRQRTADQTFIDRGVTFTVYSDNAGTEKIFPFDLLPRIIPAHEWAHLERGLVQRMTALNMFLADIYGPQRILKEGIMPREMIETSKNFRPELVGCKIAKDLYVHINGSDMIRDEAGVYSVLEDNLRTPSGVSYVLENRQVMKRVFPTMLRDYRVRPVENYTNDLLNLLLYLAPAHVPEPTVVLLTPGVFNSAYFEHSFLARQMGIEIVEGSDLVVENDKVYMRRTDGLAPVHVIYRRIDDDFLDPTVFRKDSLLGVPGLFEAYRKGNVALCNPIGTGVADDKAVYYYVPKMIKFYLGEDPILPNIETFLSGNENELSHILANLPKLVVKSVNEAGGYGMLVGPHSTQTQIEEFRAKIIANPRNFIAQPTIGLSRCPSVCEGGTIEGRHIDFRPYILNGETIKIMPGGLTRVALRKGSLVVNSSQGGGSKDTWVLNDDVTNPPMPVQEQIIV; translated from the coding sequence ATGTCCGATCTCTTCGCGAACTACGAACACGGTAAATTTTATGACGAGATGTTTGCCTCACCGGGCAAATCCCGTCCGCACTACCGGCGTTTGTATGAGCGCTTCGGCCTGCTTGAAAACATGGCGGAGCTGATGGACCGCCAGCGCACCGCCGACCAGACGTTCATCGACCGCGGCGTCACCTTTACCGTCTATTCCGACAACGCCGGCACCGAGAAGATTTTCCCCTTCGACCTGCTCCCCCGCATCATCCCCGCCCACGAATGGGCGCACCTGGAACGCGGTCTCGTCCAGCGCATGACGGCGCTGAACATGTTCCTCGCCGACATCTACGGCCCGCAACGCATCCTCAAGGAAGGCATCATGCCCCGCGAGATGATTGAGACGTCGAAGAATTTCCGCCCCGAGCTCGTCGGCTGCAAAATCGCCAAGGACCTCTACGTCCACATCAACGGCTCCGACATGATCCGCGACGAAGCGGGCGTGTATTCGGTTCTTGAGGACAACCTCCGCACCCCGTCCGGCGTCAGCTACGTGCTCGAAAACCGCCAGGTCATGAAGCGCGTGTTCCCGACCATGCTGCGCGATTACCGCGTGCGCCCCGTCGAGAATTACACCAACGACCTGCTCAACCTTCTCCTCTACCTCGCCCCCGCGCACGTTCCCGAGCCGACCGTCGTGCTGCTCACGCCCGGCGTGTTCAACTCCGCCTACTTCGAGCACAGTTTCCTCGCCCGCCAGATGGGCATCGAAATCGTCGAGGGCTCCGACCTCGTCGTGGAAAACGACAAGGTCTACATGCGCCGCACCGACGGACTCGCGCCCGTCCACGTGATCTACCGCCGCATCGACGACGACTTCCTCGACCCGACTGTATTCCGCAAGGATTCGCTCCTCGGCGTGCCCGGCCTTTTCGAGGCCTACCGCAAGGGCAACGTTGCTCTCTGCAATCCGATCGGCACCGGTGTGGCCGATGACAAGGCCGTGTATTATTACGTGCCGAAGATGATCAAGTTCTACCTCGGCGAGGACCCCATACTCCCGAACATCGAGACCTTCCTCTCCGGCAACGAAAACGAGCTCTCCCACATCCTCGCCAACCTCCCAAAACTCGTCGTGAAAAGCGTCAACGAGGCCGGCGGTTACGGCATGCTGGTCGGCCCGCACAGCACGCAGACGCAGATCGAGGAGTTCCGCGCCAAGATCATTGCGAACCCGCGCAACTTCATCGCGCAGCCGACCATCGGCCTCTCGCGCTGCCCCAGCGTATGCGAAGGCGGCACGATCGAGGGACGTCACATCGATTTCCGTCCTTACATCCTCAACGGCGAAACCATCAAGATCATGCCGGGCGGCCTCACGCGCGTCGCGCTCCGCAAGGGCTCGCTCGTCGTCAACTCGTCGCAGGGCGGCGGCTCGAAGGACACCTGGGTCCTCAACGACGACGTCACCAACCCGCCCATGCCGGTGCAGGAACAAATCATCGTTTAA
- a CDS encoding alpha-E domain-containing protein: MLSRVASLVYWMARQLERAENTARTIDVNAQLVLDLQSRQAADDPKSWEPLVYVTGDQEKFFELYGKVASERAVIEFMIFDKRNPSSIMSCISAARENARCIRDQLSSEVWETLNTFYLKLKSDDYPRYAQLGSAVYLNHVKTQIQLFYGVADSMIPRTDLWWFFDLGRHLERADNTSRILDVKYYMLLPSLHTVGSALDMIQWASVLRSCSAFEAFRRSRRGQLNLERVVDYLLRDAVFPRSILFSIMEAEQALGQITVSVHHMEDNVPARLIRELRAELEMIDVPGVIADGLHEFLDDVQNKISDIHNALLSTFVEYPTGSAKVLG; the protein is encoded by the coding sequence ATGCTTTCACGCGTCGCTAGTCTCGTTTATTGGATGGCCCGCCAGCTCGAGCGTGCCGAAAACACCGCCCGCACCATCGACGTCAACGCCCAGCTCGTGCTCGACCTCCAGTCGCGCCAGGCCGCCGATGACCCGAAGTCCTGGGAGCCGCTCGTCTACGTCACCGGCGACCAGGAGAAGTTCTTCGAACTCTACGGAAAAGTCGCCAGCGAGCGTGCCGTCATCGAGTTCATGATCTTCGACAAGCGCAACCCGAGCTCGATCATGTCGTGCATTTCCGCCGCCCGCGAAAACGCCCGCTGCATCCGCGACCAGCTTTCCTCCGAGGTCTGGGAAACGCTCAATACGTTTTACCTGAAGCTCAAAAGCGACGACTATCCGCGCTACGCCCAACTCGGCTCCGCGGTGTATCTCAATCACGTCAAGACGCAGATCCAGCTCTTCTACGGCGTCGCGGATTCGATGATCCCGCGCACCGATTTGTGGTGGTTCTTCGATCTCGGTCGTCACCTCGAACGCGCCGACAACACCTCGCGCATCCTCGATGTGAAATACTACATGCTCCTGCCCAGCCTCCACACTGTGGGCTCAGCACTCGACATGATCCAATGGGCCAGCGTGTTGCGCTCCTGCTCAGCTTTTGAAGCCTTCCGGCGCTCCCGTCGCGGCCAGCTCAACCTCGAACGTGTGGTTGATTATCTCCTCCGCGACGCGGTTTTCCCGCGCAGCATTCTGTTCTCCATCATGGAAGCCGAACAGGCGCTCGGACAGATCACCGTGTCCGTTCATCACATGGAGGACAATGTGCCCGCCCGCCTCATCCGTGAGCTGCGCGCCGAACTGGAAATGATCGATGTCCCCGGCGTGATCGCCGACGGCCTTCACGAGTTCCTCGACGACGTGCAGAACAAGATCTCCGACATCCACAACGCACTCCTGTCGACGTTCGTCGAATATCCGACCGGTTCCGCCAAAGTGCTGGGTTGA